A genomic segment from Gilvibacter sp. SZ-19 encodes:
- a CDS encoding RNA polymerase sigma factor encodes MADTLNLLIAACQKGDERAFQQLHKQYAPAMLGVIEAIVLSPEVAQELCQDVFLKVWSRLDTFDPQRGRFFTWILNIARNTAIDHLRSRSAKEQKQNLNPTSFVDIFGGSNAFEGQTDAIGLAAFVDALEDRCKNLIDRLFFKGFTQQQTAEDLDIPLGTVKTQIRKCINTLRNTLGIN; translated from the coding sequence ATGGCAGATACCCTCAATCTATTAATCGCCGCTTGCCAAAAAGGAGACGAGCGCGCCTTTCAGCAGTTGCACAAGCAATATGCACCGGCTATGTTAGGGGTTATTGAGGCTATTGTTTTATCTCCGGAAGTGGCTCAGGAACTCTGCCAAGATGTGTTTTTAAAGGTTTGGAGTCGTTTGGATACTTTTGATCCGCAGCGAGGTCGTTTTTTTACATGGATCTTGAATATTGCCAGAAATACAGCCATAGATCATTTGCGATCTCGATCTGCCAAAGAGCAAAAACAAAACCTAAATCCGACTAGTTTCGTAGATATATTTGGAGGCAGTAATGCTTTTGAGGGTCAGACAGATGCGATCGGCTTAGCAGCCTTTGTAGACGCATTAGAAGACCGTTGTAAAAACCTGATTGATCGTTTGTTCTTTAAAGGGTTCACGCAACAGCAAACAGCAGAAGATTTGGACATTCCCTTGGGAACAGTCAAGACTCAGATAAGAAAATGTATTAATACACTCAGAAATACTCTAGGTATCAACTGA
- a CDS encoding DoxX family protein: protein MKNTLKKLIRPVYQHKWYQDALFALPRIVGGLLLTIDFGSSKFGMPWSPPDKELGLFEVVDWFPEDVKAFGGIFALAPTFFAWMAAASEAIGGVFWALGLNTRMTSFLIMCTMLTAIFFQKWGEGTWGMLPAMGFLWIAIFTLVLGSGRFGLDALIAKRFDRK, encoded by the coding sequence ATGAAAAACACGCTCAAAAAACTGATTCGTCCGGTTTACCAACACAAATGGTATCAGGACGCCCTCTTCGCACTACCTCGAATTGTAGGTGGTTTGTTGTTGACTATTGATTTTGGAAGTAGCAAATTCGGAATGCCTTGGTCTCCACCAGACAAAGAGCTGGGACTCTTTGAAGTGGTCGATTGGTTCCCAGAAGATGTCAAAGCCTTTGGTGGAATATTTGCCTTGGCACCAACTTTTTTTGCTTGGATGGCAGCTGCCTCTGAAGCTATTGGTGGCGTGTTTTGGGCTTTGGGACTCAACACGCGAATGACATCCTTCTTAATTATGTGTACCATGCTTACTGCTATTTTCTTTCAGAAATGGGGCGAAGGTACATGGGGAATGTTACCGGCTATGGGCTTTTTGTGGATCGCTATTTTTACCTTGGTATTGGGCTCGGGCAGATTTGGTCTAGACGCTTTGATCGCCAAGCGATTCGACCGCAAGTAA
- a CDS encoding thiol-activated cytolysin family protein yields the protein MKTTRTTRHFFPLLLGCFFLILSCSKEEDGLPGVTPDANSINEYLFSLSYNADELLEVQETGGLASYREETFTDTDPGSPVQGTVTGCTTTGYDLYSNFDQIAILRPTEGVIYPGALVVGNGTMLDGAPTPFAVDRAPAQMRVDLPGIGENGNFIIDDPGSFANVDAELDVALEWWNANAYQEGYVNEANSTYQSATSYSSTQLSFDIGLNAEWANGSVAAQFEYESNTEQRVASIAFKQVFYTVTMDTPVSPAAVFGTDVTLEQVQTIMNADTPPAYVSSVAYGRIIMVRMETTNMDTSINLDAALEYGTGLNNATGTVAASFDEVLQNSSISIITIGGNAEVATSAVDAASIEDGPGSLSYIITGDNAIYSRTNPGAPIAYTIRYLKDNTLAKMGYTTDYTVEECGSLPFNHEEIKVTNDSFHDIRFRLRWRAQNSTTIYNGPWVEVNQDNSASRTPPSGSHDVEVQTQWQCGAGGWNDMGEFDLNYVYNETCFRATGGNIICAPATISSVSCN from the coding sequence ATGAAAACTACACGAACCACTAGACACTTTTTTCCACTGCTTTTAGGATGCTTCTTTTTGATCCTTTCTTGCAGCAAGGAAGAAGACGGCTTGCCTGGAGTAACTCCAGACGCGAACAGTATCAACGAATACCTATTTTCCTTATCCTACAACGCAGACGAACTGCTAGAAGTACAGGAGACCGGAGGCCTAGCCAGCTACAGAGAAGAAACCTTTACGGACACTGACCCGGGCTCTCCTGTACAAGGAACTGTAACCGGATGTACCACTACTGGATATGACCTTTATTCTAATTTTGATCAGATCGCAATTCTGAGACCTACAGAAGGCGTTATTTATCCCGGAGCACTAGTTGTAGGTAACGGAACCATGCTCGATGGAGCACCAACACCTTTCGCTGTGGACCGCGCTCCTGCCCAAATGCGTGTGGATCTTCCAGGGATAGGAGAGAACGGAAACTTTATAATTGACGACCCAGGGAGTTTTGCCAATGTGGATGCCGAACTCGATGTGGCCTTAGAATGGTGGAACGCCAATGCGTATCAAGAAGGTTATGTGAACGAGGCCAATTCTACCTATCAATCGGCAACCTCATACTCCTCTACCCAACTGAGCTTTGACATTGGACTAAATGCAGAATGGGCAAACGGCTCTGTTGCCGCACAATTCGAATATGAATCCAACACAGAACAGCGAGTGGCTTCCATAGCTTTTAAACAAGTCTTTTATACCGTAACCATGGACACTCCTGTTTCTCCTGCGGCTGTATTTGGCACTGATGTAACTCTGGAACAAGTACAGACCATCATGAACGCAGACACTCCCCCGGCTTATGTTTCGTCTGTTGCCTACGGCCGTATAATCATGGTACGCATGGAAACTACAAATATGGATACCAGCATTAATTTAGATGCCGCGCTAGAATACGGAACAGGCCTGAACAACGCTACCGGAACTGTTGCCGCTTCTTTTGACGAGGTACTCCAAAATTCAAGTATCAGTATCATCACCATAGGTGGTAATGCAGAAGTGGCTACAAGTGCTGTAGATGCAGCCAGCATTGAAGATGGCCCGGGAAGTTTGAGCTATATCATCACCGGAGATAACGCTATTTATAGCAGAACAAATCCAGGAGCGCCTATCGCCTACACGATCCGCTACCTAAAAGACAACACCTTAGCCAAAATGGGATATACGACAGATTACACTGTTGAGGAGTGTGGAAGTCTTCCTTTCAATCACGAAGAAATAAAAGTAACTAACGACTCTTTCCACGACATTCGTTTTCGTTTGCGTTGGAGAGCACAGAACTCTACCACTATTTACAACGGGCCTTGGGTTGAGGTGAATCAAGACAATTCTGCCAGTCGAACTCCTCCAAGTGGCTCCCACGATGTTGAGGTACAAACCCAATGGCAATGCGGTGCAGGAGGCTGGAACGATATGGGCGAATTCGATCTGAATTATGTCTACAATGAGACTTGTTTCAGAGCGACAGGAGGGAATATAATTTGTGCGCCCGCCACAATAAGTTCTGTAAGCTGTAACTAA
- a CDS encoding AraC family transcriptional regulator encodes MNNTTFTEFATNAVFRIGASNDLTSFDSPERIGYYTFIWAMESEVEIVVDSEPVKLLPNQILALTPIQYFQFVSGEGLRVYQFNREFYCIKDHDKTVGCAGDLFFGNDYIPVVSLAAEEVEKFELLHQIFLEEMNNKDRVQAEMLRMLLARFIIKTTRLLNQADHPQQIKKKSDLLRKFNMLVELHFKEQHGVKFYAEQMFKSPKTLANSFSKFNNTPLQIIHQRIVLEAKRLLTYSDLSSKEIAYELGFDDPAHLSKLFKKHTGMPPSAFKANHIHTLTQ; translated from the coding sequence ATGAACAACACCACCTTTACCGAATTTGCCACCAACGCCGTATTTAGAATAGGCGCCTCCAACGACCTCACCAGCTTTGACTCCCCAGAGCGCATCGGATATTACACCTTTATCTGGGCAATGGAATCGGAGGTCGAGATTGTTGTAGACAGCGAGCCCGTAAAACTTTTACCAAATCAGATCTTGGCCCTTACCCCCATTCAATATTTCCAATTTGTTAGTGGAGAAGGACTCCGAGTTTACCAGTTCAATAGAGAATTCTACTGTATTAAAGACCACGACAAAACTGTGGGTTGTGCAGGAGATCTATTCTTTGGTAACGATTATATTCCGGTGGTGAGCCTGGCGGCAGAAGAAGTAGAAAAATTTGAATTACTACATCAGATCTTTTTAGAAGAGATGAACAATAAAGATCGCGTTCAAGCAGAAATGCTCCGGATGTTACTCGCGCGATTTATAATAAAGACCACAAGGCTGCTCAATCAGGCCGACCATCCGCAGCAAATAAAGAAAAAGTCCGACCTGCTGCGAAAGTTCAATATGTTGGTTGAATTACATTTTAAGGAGCAACACGGGGTAAAATTCTATGCCGAGCAAATGTTCAAATCGCCAAAGACCTTGGCCAATTCTTTCTCAAAGTTTAACAATACGCCTTTGCAGATAATTCATCAGCGAATAGTGTTGGAAGCCAAACGTCTGTTGACCTATTCCGATCTGAGCAGTAAAGAAATTGCATACGAACTCGGTTTTGACGATCCGGCACATTTGAGTAAGCTCTTTAAAAAGCATACGGGTATGCCTCCATCTGCATTTAAGGCAAACCACATCCACACCCTCACCCAGTAA
- a CDS encoding carboxymuconolactone decarboxylase family protein: MRSFNVPTREEVSENNQAIFDKLQAALGFVPNLYATYAHSENALGNYLTLANSKTSLSAKEKEVVNLAVSQVNECNYCLAAHTAIGKMNGFNDAQILELRGGSASFDNKLAALANLAKDITENRGAASDAALEQFFNAGYTKENLVDTIVLVGDKTISNYLHKTTDVAVDFPAAQPLALETV; encoded by the coding sequence ATGAGATCATTTAATGTACCCACTAGAGAAGAAGTGAGTGAAAACAATCAAGCCATTTTTGACAAGCTACAAGCTGCGCTTGGTTTTGTGCCGAACCTATATGCCACTTACGCCCATAGCGAAAATGCATTAGGAAATTACCTTACACTTGCCAACAGCAAAACTTCACTTTCTGCTAAAGAGAAAGAAGTTGTGAACTTGGCGGTGAGTCAGGTCAACGAATGCAATTACTGTTTGGCTGCCCACACCGCTATTGGCAAGATGAACGGCTTTAACGATGCGCAGATCTTAGAACTGCGCGGAGGATCGGCTTCGTTTGACAACAAATTGGCTGCATTGGCCAACCTAGCGAAGGATATTACCGAAAATCGTGGAGCAGCCTCTGATGCTGCATTAGAGCAATTTTTCAATGCCGGTTACACCAAAGAGAATTTGGTAGACACCATAGTGCTCGTTGGAGACAAAACCATCTCAAACTACCTGCACAAAACCACTGATGTAGCGGTAGACTTCCCTGCAGCCCAGCCTTTGGCCTTAGAAACTGTTTAA
- a CDS encoding cupredoxin domain-containing protein, with product MRNLLIALAFVFGAGLTTQAQDSMKKTMNDKAQIVALEQTKGQFTQQQVELKAGDYVFAISNNKAGVDVGFVLVPKGADASNPDNHIKAAYVTQVVAEGATEKSNVVHLEAGEYVYFCPLNKTPQYTLTVK from the coding sequence ATGAGAAATTTATTAATTGCATTAGCCTTTGTTTTCGGTGCTGGACTTACTACCCAAGCACAAGACAGCATGAAGAAAACCATGAACGACAAGGCACAAATTGTTGCCCTAGAGCAAACAAAAGGGCAATTCACCCAACAGCAAGTGGAACTAAAAGCCGGAGATTATGTTTTTGCCATTAGCAATAACAAGGCCGGAGTGGATGTTGGTTTTGTATTAGTACCAAAAGGTGCCGATGCCTCAAACCCTGACAACCACATCAAAGCGGCTTATGTAACGCAAGTTGTGGCAGAAGGAGCTACCGAAAAGTCCAATGTTGTGCATTTAGAAGCTGGAGAGTACGTGTATTTTTGCCCGCTTAACAAAACACCACAGTATACCCTAACTGTAAAGTAG
- a CDS encoding acetyl-CoA hydrolase/transferase family protein: MRSSLKFVDLHEAVSVVNSGDRIFFQGAAMTPNELIDALCARHAQLRDVDIVQIHTDGPARYMEAPCNEAFNLFSCFVGPNVRKGVNANKGDYIPIFLSEIHLLFRRGLLPLDVAFIQVSPPDRHGYCSLGVSVDVAYPAIQYAKKVVAQVNPQVPRTHGDGIIHVSQIDVAVAVNRPIHTAQAPAFTEVEQKIGEHVAALIEDGATLQMGIGSIPNAVLHNLQGHKDLGIHTEMFSDGILPLIENGVINGKYKKLKRGKIVTTFAVGSEALYDYVDDNPAVHFKEAAYTNNNALIMMNPKVTAINSAIEIDLTGQVCADTIGTYQYSGVGGQMDFIRAAALSEGGKPIFAMPSTTKKGDSKITAQLMPGAGITTTRAHVHYVATEYGVVNLFGKSLKQRASALISIAHPSHREALEREMRERFKM, from the coding sequence ATGAGATCTTCTCTAAAGTTTGTTGACCTTCACGAAGCAGTTTCTGTTGTTAATTCTGGCGACCGTATATTTTTTCAAGGTGCAGCCATGACCCCAAATGAACTTATCGATGCCCTTTGTGCAAGACATGCACAACTTCGGGATGTTGATATTGTTCAAATACATACCGATGGTCCTGCTCGCTACATGGAGGCGCCATGTAATGAAGCCTTTAATTTATTTAGCTGTTTTGTGGGCCCTAATGTTCGCAAAGGTGTGAATGCTAACAAAGGAGATTACATCCCTATTTTCTTGAGCGAGATTCACCTGCTTTTTAGACGAGGTTTACTCCCTTTAGATGTAGCCTTTATCCAAGTTTCACCTCCTGATAGACACGGTTATTGTTCTCTTGGGGTTTCGGTTGATGTTGCCTACCCAGCTATACAGTACGCCAAAAAAGTGGTCGCCCAAGTTAATCCGCAGGTACCAAGAACACATGGTGATGGAATTATTCATGTTAGCCAAATTGATGTTGCCGTAGCTGTTAATCGTCCAATTCACACTGCACAGGCTCCTGCATTTACCGAGGTAGAGCAAAAGATAGGTGAACATGTCGCTGCCTTGATAGAAGATGGCGCTACCCTTCAAATGGGCATTGGAAGTATTCCAAACGCAGTGTTGCATAATCTACAAGGGCATAAAGATCTTGGAATTCATACAGAGATGTTCTCCGACGGGATCTTACCATTAATTGAAAATGGCGTGATTAATGGCAAATACAAAAAACTCAAACGCGGTAAGATTGTAACCACATTTGCTGTGGGTTCTGAAGCGCTTTATGATTATGTAGACGACAACCCCGCTGTTCATTTTAAAGAAGCTGCTTACACCAACAACAACGCTTTAATAATGATGAACCCAAAGGTTACCGCAATTAACAGCGCCATAGAGATCGACCTTACTGGTCAAGTTTGTGCCGATACTATTGGAACTTATCAATATTCTGGTGTGGGTGGTCAGATGGACTTTATTCGTGCAGCCGCTCTATCTGAAGGAGGCAAGCCTATTTTCGCTATGCCCTCCACCACCAAGAAAGGCGATTCAAAAATCACAGCACAATTGATGCCCGGTGCCGGAATCACCACCACTCGTGCCCATGTTCATTATGTGGCAACCGAGTATGGCGTAGTGAACTTATTCGGTAAAAGCTTAAAACAACGCGCAAGCGCACTGATCTCTATTGCTCACCCTTCACATCGAGAAGCTTTGGAGCGCGAAATGAGAGAACGCTTTAAAATGTAG
- a CDS encoding single-stranded DNA-binding protein: MNALRNKVQLIGRLGQEPEVLTFDDGGKIAKFSMATDDSYKDKQGQKVERTQWHNIIVRGGLVNIVENYVTKGQEIAIEGKLTSRSWDDKDGNKRYVTEVMVNELLLLGKA, from the coding sequence ATGAATGCACTTAGAAACAAAGTACAGTTGATCGGAAGACTTGGACAAGAACCAGAAGTTTTAACCTTTGACGACGGCGGTAAAATTGCCAAGTTCTCAATGGCTACAGACGACAGCTACAAAGACAAACAAGGCCAAAAAGTGGAACGAACCCAATGGCATAACATCATTGTTCGCGGAGGCTTGGTCAACATAGTAGAGAACTACGTGACCAAGGGGCAGGAGATCGCTATAGAAGGCAAGCTCACTAGCCGTTCTTGGGACGACAAAGATGGGAACAAACGATATGTCACCGAAGTCATGGTGAACGAACTACTGCTTTTGGGCAAAGCCTAA
- a CDS encoding CBS domain-containing protein: MAIKSYIARRSKPVKGSAENIRVSDYMTRNLITFRPDQPVLEVMNTLIKHKISGGPVVNDKGELVGIISEGDCMKQISESRYYNQPMDNITVEKHMATDVETIDGDLNVFDAAQRFINSKRRRFPIVEDGKLVGQISQKDVLKAALQLKGRSW; encoded by the coding sequence ATGGCCATTAAAAGTTACATTGCAAGACGCTCCAAACCTGTCAAAGGGTCGGCCGAAAACATTCGTGTTTCGGACTATATGACTCGCAACTTGATCACTTTTCGGCCCGATCAACCGGTGCTAGAGGTAATGAACACCCTTATCAAACACAAGATCTCCGGAGGTCCTGTTGTCAATGATAAAGGAGAGCTTGTCGGGATCATCTCGGAAGGCGATTGTATGAAACAGATCAGCGAGAGTCGCTACTACAATCAACCTATGGATAATATCACGGTAGAAAAGCATATGGCAACCGATGTAGAAACCATAGATGGCGATTTGAATGTATTCGATGCCGCTCAGCGTTTCATCAATTCCAAACGCCGCCGATTTCCTATAGTCGAAGATGGAAAATTGGTAGGGCAGATCAGTCAGAAAGATGTGCTTAAGGCAGCCTTGCAGCTCAAAGGGCGAAGTTGGTAG
- a CDS encoding M28 family peptidase, translating to MKRTSHLLSLLLLIGLVWYSFYSLMPTKISDESAAETEFSTARALVHLEEIAAEPHYLGSPGHAKVRDYIVSQLEALGLEASVQEAYDLNQNWGQLVKPKNILARIAGSGDGKALLLLSHYDSAQSYSHGASDAGSGVVTILESVRAFLASGKTPKNDIIICITDSEELGLNGASTFVNQHPWAKDVGLVLNFEARGSGGPSNMIVETNGGNKNLIQAFAEANPDYPVASSLMYSIYKMLPNDTDSTVFREDGDIDSFFFAFIDDHYDYHTVNDNYENLDRNSLEHQGSYLMPLLSYFADADLEGLKAEEDHVYVNLPLVKFINYPFSWILPMVLLGWFILLGLLLWGTKKGALQGKVWAKAGGVFLLTLIVAGLLTQGLMWLLYKVYPQYGEIQHGFTYNGHYYIVAFVMLTLAVCFGLYSRFCQGISRANLMIVPLVLWMIINTAIALYLPGAAYFIIPVFFGFFILAYLIKYPEANPLLITLLSAPAVLIFSPLVQFFPVGLGLEMLVASVVFTALLFGLIAAVTGAFPFNKYLWKVSLFFLLIFLITAHTQSSWSEERPKPNSLVYYQDNPEQEAYMLTYDGILDEWTSAVLGDDPVAADSLVSSVAGSKYNTGYSYGKLVQNANIASLEGSLTADTLNANRFTLTLEPKRNLQRISIYADTSYHFKALAYNGQTIAADSSGLVWPKRRSNFMGVYLITDSDPLTIAFESADAQMPEFQFLSYSYDLLDRPEFEIPKRSAAMIPSPFVVKDAVVTKDRFNTTEMLPSVQDSIAPQ from the coding sequence ATGAAACGCACTTCCCACCTGCTGTCCTTACTGTTGCTCATTGGCTTGGTTTGGTACAGTTTTTACAGCTTAATGCCCACAAAAATCTCTGATGAATCTGCAGCAGAAACCGAATTCTCGACCGCTAGAGCCTTAGTGCATTTAGAGGAGATCGCTGCGGAGCCGCATTATCTAGGATCTCCCGGACACGCAAAAGTCCGAGACTATATCGTCTCTCAACTCGAGGCTTTAGGCCTAGAAGCCAGTGTGCAAGAAGCCTACGATCTGAATCAGAATTGGGGGCAACTGGTTAAACCCAAGAACATTTTGGCTCGTATTGCAGGTAGTGGAGACGGAAAAGCACTCTTGCTGCTTTCGCATTACGACAGCGCCCAGAGTTACAGTCACGGCGCCAGCGATGCCGGTTCCGGAGTGGTGACCATATTAGAAAGCGTCCGCGCATTCTTGGCCAGCGGAAAAACTCCGAAAAACGATATTATCATTTGTATTACGGATTCTGAAGAATTGGGTCTAAACGGAGCATCCACTTTTGTGAATCAACACCCTTGGGCCAAAGATGTAGGCTTGGTTTTGAACTTCGAAGCTCGCGGAAGCGGAGGCCCGTCCAACATGATCGTGGAGACCAATGGCGGCAACAAAAACCTCATCCAAGCCTTTGCAGAAGCCAATCCAGATTATCCGGTGGCCAGTTCACTAATGTATAGCATTTACAAAATGTTGCCCAACGATACAGATAGTACTGTTTTTAGAGAAGATGGTGACATTGACAGTTTCTTTTTTGCCTTTATAGACGATCATTACGACTACCATACCGTTAACGACAACTACGAGAATCTAGACAGAAATTCTTTAGAACATCAAGGGTCTTATTTGATGCCGCTTTTAAGCTATTTTGCCGATGCGGATCTGGAAGGTCTCAAAGCGGAAGAAGATCATGTCTATGTGAATCTGCCGCTGGTGAAGTTTATAAATTATCCCTTCTCTTGGATACTGCCTATGGTATTATTGGGATGGTTCATTCTCCTAGGCCTGTTGCTTTGGGGTACCAAAAAAGGAGCACTACAAGGCAAGGTTTGGGCCAAGGCTGGCGGGGTGTTCTTACTCACTTTGATCGTTGCCGGGCTTTTGACACAAGGGCTCATGTGGCTCCTGTATAAAGTGTATCCGCAGTACGGCGAAATTCAACACGGTTTTACCTACAATGGGCATTATTATATTGTAGCCTTTGTCATGCTTACTTTGGCCGTTTGCTTTGGGCTTTACAGTCGTTTTTGTCAGGGAATCTCAAGAGCGAATCTCATGATCGTTCCACTGGTATTGTGGATGATCATCAATACGGCCATTGCATTGTATCTGCCAGGAGCCGCCTATTTTATCATTCCTGTTTTCTTCGGATTCTTTATACTGGCATATCTAATAAAATATCCGGAGGCCAATCCGCTGCTTATCACCTTACTTTCGGCACCTGCAGTGCTTATCTTTAGCCCTTTGGTACAGTTTTTCCCAGTGGGATTAGGGCTAGAGATGTTGGTTGCCAGTGTTGTATTTACCGCACTGTTGTTTGGCCTTATCGCTGCTGTGACCGGAGCCTTTCCGTTTAATAAATATCTCTGGAAAGTCAGCTTGTTTTTCCTGCTGATCTTTTTGATCACCGCCCATACCCAGAGCAGTTGGTCAGAAGAACGACCCAAGCCGAACTCATTGGTCTATTATCAGGATAATCCGGAGCAAGAAGCGTATATGCTCACTTACGACGGCATTCTTGATGAGTGGACTAGCGCTGTTCTAGGCGATGATCCTGTGGCTGCAGATTCTCTGGTTAGCTCTGTGGCAGGGAGCAAATACAATACCGGATACTCTTATGGAAAGCTCGTCCAGAACGCAAATATTGCAAGCCTAGAGGGCAGCTTAACGGCAGACACCCTAAATGCCAACCGCTTTACACTTACACTAGAACCAAAGCGAAACCTACAGCGCATTAGCATTTATGCAGATACCAGTTATCACTTCAAGGCTTTGGCTTACAACGGACAAACCATTGCCGCAGACAGTAGTGGCCTTGTATGGCCCAAGCGACGCTCTAATTTTATGGGTGTATATCTGATAACCGACAGCGACCCACTGACCATAGCATTTGAATCGGCAGACGCCCAAATGCCGGAATTTCAGTTCTTATCTTATTCTTATGATCTGCTAGATCGGCCTGAATTTGAGATCCCCAAGCGCAGTGCGGCGATGATCCCTTCGCCCTTTGTTGTAAAAGATGCGGTGGTTACCAAAGACCGCTTTAATACAACAGAGATGCTTCCTAGTGTTCAAGACAGTATAGCTCCGCAGTAA